A stretch of Pukyongiella litopenaei DNA encodes these proteins:
- a CDS encoding CopG family transcriptional regulator, translating to MSVMTIRLPDAQHERLRQLAKTRGVSINKVIEELTTRALTEFDLETRFHTRAARGDPDAALHLLDRMDQQDASEENRT from the coding sequence ATGAGCGTCATGACCATTCGTCTTCCCGATGCGCAACACGAACGACTGCGCCAACTCGCTAAGACGCGGGGGGTCAGCATTAACAAGGTTATTGAGGAATTAACCACGCGCGCATTGACAGAGTTCGACCTTGAGACCCGGTTTCATACCCGCGCAGCGAGAGGCGATCCCGATGCCGCGTTGCATCTTCTGGATCGGATGGATCAACAGGATGCGTCGGAGGAAAACAGGACCTGA
- a CDS encoding site-specific integrase, whose protein sequence is MSKYSKISLDGIFVPPATPSFADLIAQLKTDTVLKPARRKDLMSGLRRVAEALHRTPAQVPADPRWLQPRLARIAPAAVGITTKTWQNTVSNARNAMVACGIVSKRQRRVSDLSPEWRELWDMVRASKDKSLLNPLPRFIFFLNRINVMPKDVRSDHALLYLDAVELNEISKAPRATYKQAVMGWNLAINRLPAWPRQRLEFPSQAKRVMLPEKDHAPGFITDVDRYLEMRMRPDLLATEERFNPITASSAATYRYMLLRFASHVAGAGVPINQIASLEDMLQPAHVERGLRRMLDGNTGKTSASISDIAGLLLTMASHLDLPETTRSALARFKSRLIVRDTGGMTAKNRDRLRALRNPGVLGRLLRLPEQIMARPLGQHRFRALRTREDAIAIGILLYCPLRIANLSTLEVDRHLHRSGKGLMFLVIPANEVKNNRPLEFELPPHLVKMIDEFLASRAPILCTPDCPYLFPATRKDGPVAANGLSERIKRRVLTEIGVEMNAHLFRHLAVMIYLDANPGGYEVARQMLGHSSVSRTISVYSGLETISATQAFAAVVDKLRDGV, encoded by the coding sequence ATGAGCAAGTACAGCAAGATTTCCCTCGACGGCATTTTCGTACCCCCCGCAACGCCCAGTTTTGCCGACCTGATAGCGCAGCTGAAAACCGACACCGTCCTCAAGCCAGCGCGCCGCAAGGATCTCATGTCCGGCCTGCGCCGTGTTGCCGAAGCCCTTCACCGGACGCCCGCACAGGTTCCGGCTGATCCGCGATGGTTGCAGCCGCGTCTGGCGCGCATCGCACCCGCCGCCGTTGGCATCACCACAAAGACCTGGCAGAACACGGTGAGTAACGCCCGCAACGCCATGGTCGCCTGCGGTATCGTCAGCAAGCGCCAGCGCCGAGTCTCTGATCTCTCTCCGGAATGGCGGGAGCTCTGGGATATGGTGCGCGCCTCCAAGGACAAGAGCCTTCTGAACCCCCTGCCCCGGTTCATCTTCTTCCTCAACCGCATCAATGTCATGCCGAAGGATGTCCGGAGCGACCACGCACTGCTGTATCTGGATGCTGTCGAACTGAACGAGATCAGCAAAGCACCCCGGGCCACCTACAAGCAGGCTGTGATGGGGTGGAACCTTGCCATCAACCGGCTGCCGGCCTGGCCGCGCCAGCGGCTGGAATTCCCGTCACAGGCGAAGCGGGTGATGCTACCGGAGAAAGACCACGCGCCGGGCTTCATCACCGATGTGGACCGGTACCTTGAGATGCGTATGCGGCCGGACCTGCTTGCGACCGAAGAACGGTTCAACCCAATCACGGCTTCATCCGCCGCGACCTATCGCTACATGCTGCTGCGCTTTGCAAGCCACGTCGCAGGTGCCGGGGTTCCCATCAACCAAATCGCGTCACTGGAGGATATGCTGCAACCGGCACATGTGGAGCGCGGCCTGCGGCGCATGCTGGATGGCAACACCGGCAAGACGAGTGCCTCGATCAGCGACATCGCCGGACTGCTTCTCACGATGGCTTCGCACTTAGATTTACCGGAAACGACACGGAGCGCCCTCGCACGGTTCAAGTCACGCCTTATCGTACGCGACACGGGTGGTATGACGGCAAAGAACCGGGACCGGTTGCGGGCGCTGCGGAACCCTGGCGTTCTCGGTCGCCTTCTACGCCTGCCCGAGCAGATCATGGCGCGGCCCCTTGGCCAGCACCGCTTCAGGGCCTTGCGCACTCGGGAAGATGCGATCGCTATCGGCATTCTTCTCTATTGTCCGCTGCGGATTGCGAACCTCTCAACACTGGAGGTCGACCGCCACCTGCACCGTTCAGGAAAAGGTCTGATGTTCCTCGTGATTCCGGCCAACGAGGTAAAGAACAACCGACCGCTTGAGTTCGAACTGCCTCCACATCTCGTCAAAATGATCGACGAATTTCTCGCCAGCCGTGCTCCGATCCTCTGCACGCCAGACTGCCCGTACCTCTTCCCGGCAACCCGCAAAGATGGCCCGGTGGCGGCAAACGGGCTTTCGGAGCGGATCAAACGGCGCGTGCTCACCGAGATTGGCGTCGAGATGAATGCGCATCTCTTCCGGCACCTCGCGGTGATGATCTACCTTGATGCAAACCCGGGCGGCTACGAGGTCGCCCGACAGATGCTGGGCCATTCGTCGGTCAGCCGCACAATCAGCGTTTATTCCGGTCTCGAAACGATCAGCGCCACGCAGGCCTTCGCTGCTGTGGTAGACAAATTGCGGGACGGCGTGTGA
- a CDS encoding putative toxin-antitoxin system toxin component, PIN family, translated as MRVVLDTNIIVSALLTGGTAPRRIIRLCLEGALTPLIGAALYAEYEDVLGRRDLFKRSVLDVTERDALFDALISVSAWTPIYFLWRPNLPDAGDDHLIELAVAGGAEWIVTANLRDLRRGELRFPYLSIGTADDFLKTQEPSS; from the coding sequence ATGCGCGTTGTTCTGGACACAAATATCATTGTCTCAGCCCTGCTGACAGGTGGCACAGCCCCGAGGCGGATTATACGCTTATGCTTGGAAGGTGCGCTAACCCCACTGATAGGTGCAGCGCTCTACGCCGAATATGAGGACGTGCTCGGTCGACGCGACTTGTTCAAGAGGTCCGTGCTTGACGTCACCGAACGGGACGCACTGTTTGACGCCTTGATATCGGTCAGTGCCTGGACGCCAATCTACTTCCTTTGGCGTCCCAACCTACCCGATGCGGGGGACGACCATCTGATCGAACTGGCTGTGGCCGGCGGTGCGGAGTGGATCGTCACGGCGAACCTACGCGATCTGCGTCGGGGTGAGTTGCGCTTTCCTTACCTTTCTATCGGAACGGCCGACGATTTTCTCAAAACACAGGAGCCAAGCTCATGA
- a CDS encoding helix-turn-helix domain-containing protein: MSRHKIPPNTALSNPSATPSHLKTVRDVAAEDQVSEKSVRRAIAAGLLDVIRVGPGKRLIRIHPDAHAAYRRAING, translated from the coding sequence ATGTCCCGACACAAAATTCCCCCGAACACCGCGCTCTCTAACCCGTCTGCGACGCCATCACATTTGAAAACGGTGCGTGATGTCGCGGCCGAAGATCAGGTCAGTGAGAAGTCCGTGCGGCGCGCCATTGCGGCCGGACTGCTGGACGTCATCCGCGTGGGCCCGGGCAAGCGCCTGATCCGCATTCATCCCGACGCACACGCGGCCTATCGCCGTGCGATCAATGGGTAA